From Medicago truncatula cultivar Jemalong A17 chromosome 7, MtrunA17r5.0-ANR, whole genome shotgun sequence, a single genomic window includes:
- the LOC120576915 gene encoding uncharacterized protein, with product MPKPKVSDNGTIKIASEGPKQLKRLRMEDREDTIEKTKEGVATKGSNEYDGGQDTASKDVSMRDRGLGGINNVMAGPGHHARQELKYMLAFDYCFSVDRIGRGGGLACLWNKNFNCTITNFSQNHIDMEVNDSFRGRWRLTGFYGMPEGGRRRESWNLLRHLSNMSPLPWCIIGDFNDILSADEKKGRSDRQPWLIQGFRQAVLDVRLADIHMDGYAFTWFKSLGTVRAVEEKLDRAMANNSWFDKFQNAKLECLTTTSSDHYPLLLDCAPQPAPSSGQRRFRFENVWLVEPEFGPFVSQRWQGYGDRPLVNKLNQCVVDLSKWSMNTNQNTRQEIRKTQRKLETIRSHVDASNVNYFNMLRQRLDKLLIKDDMFWKQHAKTFWYRDGDLNTKFFNAAASTRRKLNRIEHLEDENGIECRSEDGLKHIACDYFMHLFQKSPSSRASVINLVPTSITGDDNDMLTANFTLEEFKQAAFSMQADKCPGPDGFNPGFYQHFWDTCGHEVYQAGCHWLASGAFPPHVNSTNITLIPKGDYQNSMKDWRPIALCNVVYKIVAKVLANRLKQVLDKCISINQSAFVPGRSILDNAMVAIEIVHYMKAKAKGKSGDVALKLDISKAYDRLDWDYLREIMIQMGFSSRWVSWIMLCVETVDYSVLVNGASMGPIVPGRGLRQGDPLSPYLFIICAEGLSSLIREAERCNNIRGTSICTNAPVVSHLLLADDCFLFFRACESEAVCMKNILTTYEEASGQTINLQKSELFCSRNTPDDLKNLIATTFGVRQVLGIGKYLGLPSMIGRSKHAAFKFIKDRIWSKINSWSSRCLSQAGREVLIKSVLQSIPSYQILEDYTGYLWERLSVPKVFGGMGVKDLKAFNMAMVGKQAWKLVSSLESLITHLLKAKYFPRSDYFGASIDHNPSYVWRSIWSAKDVIRRGFQWSIGTCEHIPKQWNMELINTFFDSSTARNIFNTLLLPSVTHDMPVWKFERDGKYSVKSAYKDILNHDMTIIQHRVPGVQCTDRCAVCDDFGEDSNHLFFMCSKSMLCWQRIGLWSPLMVVFDINVSFPTNVFAILQHLDQQQKQIFSVTLWSIWKHRNNKVWNNITDTAQDICARAGSLLTSWRNAQNIRHPSPQNPSTPNDLKWIKPSPGRFTCNVDASFSQARNRVGIGVCIRDEEGRFVLAKTEWMTPLLDVDLGEALGLLSAMHWVRDLQLGIVDFELDSKIVVDSLYGSNSGVSNFSAVINDCRCLLASDLVTSDVRFIRRQANEVAHSFARVALRHASFHIRIRIPSCISTIILNEMQ from the exons ATGCCTAAACCGAAAGTTAGTGATAATGGTACAATTAAGATTGCCTCCGAAGGACCTAAGCAACTCAAAAGGCTTCGCATGGAAGATCGCGAGGACACTATTGAGAAGACTAAGGAAGGTGTTGCGACGAAAGGCTCTAATGAATATGATGGTGGTCAAGATACGGCTAGCAAGGATGTTAGCATGAGGGATAGGGGACTAGGTGGGATTAATAATGTAATGGCGGGACCTGGACACCATGCCCGCCAAG aattgaaaTATATGTTGGCTTTCGATTACTGTTTTTCTGTTGACCGTATTGGTAGGGGAGGTGGTTTGGCTTGTTTATGGAATAAGAACTTTAATTGTACTATCACAAATTTCTCCCAAAATCATATTGATATGGAGGTAAATGACTCTTTTAGGGGAAGATGGAGGTTAACTGGATTCTATGGTATGCCAGAAGGAGGGAGGAGAAGAGAGTCTTGGAACTTACTTCGACATTTATCTAATATGTCTCCACTTCCTTGGTGTATTATTGGTGATTTTAATGATATTCTATCAGCTGATGAAAAGAAAGGAAGGTCTGATCGTCAACCATGGCTTATTCAAGGTTTCCGGCAAGCTGTTTTGGATGTTAGGCTTGCTGATATTCATATGGATGGTTATGCTTTCACATGGTTCAAAAGTCTTGGAACTGTCCGCGCTGTGGAGGAGAAATTGGATAGAGCTATGGCTAATAATAGTTGGTTTGATAAGTTTCAGAACGCTAAGCTTGAATGTCTTACTACCACATCATCTGATCATTACCCTCTTTTGTTGGATTGTGCTCCGCAGCCTGCGCCTAGTTCCGGTCAACGTCGCTTTCGCTTTGAGAATGTGTGGCTTGTTGAACCCGAGTTCGGGCCTTTTGTTTCTCAAAGATGGCAAGGTTATGGTGATCGTCCTCTTGTGAATAAACTTAATCAATGTGTTGTGGATCTATCTAAATGGAGTATGAATACTAACCAAAACACCAGACAAGAGATTCGCAAGACTCAACGTAAGCTTGAAACTATCCGTTCACATGTGGATGCCTCTAATGTgaattatttcaatatgttaAGACAGAGGTTAGATAAATTGTTGATCAAAGATGATATGTTTTGGAAACAACATGCTAAGACATTTTGGTATCGTGATGGGGATCTTAATACGAAGTTTTTTAATGCGGCAGCAAGCACCAGAAGAAAGTTGAATAGAATTGAGCATCTTGAGGATGAGAATGGTATTGAATGTCGATCTgaagatggtctgaagcatattGCATGTGATTATTTCATGCATCTCTTTCAAAAATCACCAAGCTCGCGTGCAAGTGTTATTAATTTGGTTCCAACTTCAATCACCGGAGATGATAATGATATGTTGACTGCGAATTTCACCTTAGAAGAATTCAAACAGGCGGCTTTCTCCATGCAAGCAGATAAATGTCCAGGTCCAGATGGTTTTAATCCAGGTTTCTATCAACATTTTTGGGATACTTGTGGTCATGAAGTCTATCAGGCAGGTTGTCATTGGCTAGCTAGTGGTGCTTTCCCACCACATGTCAATTCTACTAATATTACTCTTATTCCTAAAGGTGATTATCAGAATTCAATGAAGGATTGGCGACCTATTGCTCTCTGCAATGTTGTATACAAAATAGTAGCCAAAGTGCTTGCTAACAGGCTCAAACAGGTACTAGATAAATGTATCTCTATTAATCAGTCAGCTTTTGTTCCAGGTCGATCTATCTTAGACAATGCAATGGTGGCTATTGAAATTGTTCACTATATGAAGGCTAAGGCAAAAGGTAAGAGTGGAGATGTTGCACTTAAGTTGGACATTAGTAAAGCATATGACAGATTAGATTGGGATTACCTACGAGAAATCATGATTCAAATGGGTTTTTCATCTCGATGGGTTAGTTGGATTATGCTTTGTGTTGAGACGGTTGATTACTCAGTTTTGGTTAATGGAGCTTCAATGGGTCCTATTGTGCCAGGACGCGGCCTCCGTCAAGGGGATCCTCTCTcaccttatttatttatcatttgtgCTGAAGGTCTCTCTTCCCTTATTCGTGAAGCCGAACGTTGCAATAATATTAGAGGTACTTCGATTTGCACAAATGCACCAGTTGTTTCTCACCTTCTCTTAGCAGACGATTGTTTTCTCTTCTTTAGAGCCTGTGAGAGTGAGGCTGTctgtatgaaaaatattttgactacTTATGAAGAAGCTTCGGGGCAAACCATTAATCTCCAAAAGTCTGAATTATTTTGTAGCCGCAATACTCCAGATGATTTGAAGAATCTCATTGCTACTACTTTCGGTGTTCGTCAAGTGTTGGGTATAGGTAAATATCTTGGTCTACCTTCTATGATTGGCCGCAGCAAACATGCagcttttaaatttattaaggaTCGCATCTGGAGTAAAATAAACTCATGGAGTAGTAGATGTCTCTCGCAGGCTGGTAGGGAGGTTCTCATTAAGTCTGTTTTGCAATCTATTCCTTCCTAT CAAATTCTCGAGGATTACACTGGCTATCTTTGGGAGCGGCTTTCAGTTCCAAAGGTATTTGGAGGCATGGGAGTTAAGGACCTTAAGGCCTTTAATATGGCTATGGTTGGTAAGCAGGCTTGGAAGTTGGTTTCTTCTCTAGAGTCTCTAATCACTCATTTActcaaagctaaatattttcCTCGAAGTGACTATTTTGGAGCTAGCATTGACCATAATCCTAGTTATGTTTGGCGTAGTATTTGGAGTGCTAAAGATGTGATTCGGCGTGGTTTTCAGTGGAGTATAGGTACATGCGAACACATACCA AAACAATGGAATATGGAGCTCATTAATACTTTCTTTGACTCTAGTACTGCCAGAAATATTTTTAACACTTTGTTGCTTCCTTCGGTAACTCATGATATGCCTGTTTGGAAATTTGAAAGGGATGGTAAGTATTCAGTTAAAAGTGCTTATAAAGATATTCTGAATCATGATATGACAATTATTCAACACCGTGTACCAG GAGTTCAGTGTACTGACAGGTGTGCAGTGtgtgatgattttggagaggaTAGCAACCATTTGTTCTTTATGTGTAGTAAAAGTATGCTTTGTTGGCAACGTATTGGCTTATGGAGCCCTTTGATGGTTGTCTTTGATATTAATGTCAGTTTTCCAACCAATGTGTTTGCTATCCTACAACACCTGGATCAGCAGCAAAAGCAAATTTTCAGTGTGACCCTTTGGAGTATTTGGAAGCATCGAAACAATAAGGTATGGAACAACATCACTGATACAGCTCAAGATATTTGTGCTCGTGCAGGTTCTCTTCTTACTAGCTGGAGGAATGCTCAGAATATTCGGCATCCTAGCCCTCAAAATCCTTCCACCCCGAATGATTTGAAGTGGATTAAACCAAGTCCCGGTAGGTTTACTTGTAATGTTGATGCGTCCTTTTCTCAAGCTCGGAATCGGGTTGGTATTGGTGTTTGTATTCGAGATGAAGAAGGTCGTTTTGTTTTAGCCAAGACTGAATGGATGACTCCGCTCCTTGATGTCGATTTGGGTGAGGCTTTGGGTTTGTTATCAGCAATGCACTGGGTTCGTGATCTGCAACTAGGTATTGTGGACTTTGAGCTCGACTCCAAAATTGTGGTAGACAGTCTTTATGGTAGTAATAGTGGCGTCTCTAATTTTAGCGCAGTTATTAATGATTGTAGATGTCTGTTAGCTTCTGATTTAGTAACCTCTGATGTTAGGTTCATTCGGAGACAAGCCAACGAAGTTGCTCATAGCTTTGCTAGAGTGGCTTTGCGTCATGCTAGTTTCCATATTCGTATTAGGATTCCATCTTGTATCTCTActattattttgaatgaaatgcaataa